The proteins below come from a single Synechococcus sp. WH 8101 genomic window:
- the psbQ gene encoding photosystem II protein PsbQ, whose amino-acid sequence MLSALRRLAAFCLCLVLCFGLAACSGNAKAKPITISPDDMAVIRRQAEGFLSAQERLPELATLVNQRDWTFTRNLIHGPMQEVGREMLYINQRLLPQDRANAEALAASLKSSLAELDEAARLQDGTKLQKAYVDVATGFSNYAKVIPAQALS is encoded by the coding sequence ATGCTGAGCGCTCTGCGTCGCCTCGCTGCGTTCTGCCTCTGTCTGGTCCTCTGCTTCGGCCTCGCGGCCTGCAGCGGCAATGCCAAAGCCAAGCCCATCACGATCAGCCCCGACGACATGGCCGTGATCCGCCGCCAGGCGGAGGGATTCCTGAGTGCTCAGGAGCGACTGCCGGAATTGGCCACGCTGGTGAACCAGCGCGACTGGACCTTCACCCGCAACCTGATTCATGGCCCCATGCAGGAGGTGGGCCGCGAGATGCTTTACATCAACCAGCGCCTGCTCCCCCAGGATCGCGCCAATGCTGAGGCGCTCGCCGCAAGCCTGAAGAGTTCCCTGGCCGAACTCGATGAAGCAGCCCGTCTTCAGGACGGCACCAAACTGCAGAAGGCCTATGTGGACGTGGCCACCGGCTTCTCCAATTACGCCAAGGTGATTCCGGCGCAGGCGCTCAGCTGA
- a CDS encoding FAD-binding oxidoreductase: MIGAGAVGAGCAWRLVREGFEVTLIDPGLQAPLSRQPESGGPAPARHGLNGTMASLGILMGLVFRRSSGRAWRLRQRSMALWPEWAEELNRPESPLQLETSLVQMAASAEEGQRQQQLAAERADLGLRFLSPQTLKRQHPHWPGADHGALQSERDGRIDPLALLGALRHALHQRGVRQIAASVSAIERPTAGRTQPWQLQLDTGESLQVEQLLICAALASQTLLRQLNHDLPMEPVLGQVLDLQLPDGIRPGADWPAVLVCQGFNLVRHSHNRLWLGATLEPGAEADPARLNAMQTLQGQAPDWLQAAEVIQCWQGLRARPLNRPAPLLEVLEPGLMVATGHYRNGVLLAPATAEWACTQAKRL; encoded by the coding sequence GTGATCGGAGCCGGCGCCGTCGGTGCCGGCTGTGCCTGGCGCCTGGTGCGCGAGGGATTCGAGGTCACCCTGATCGATCCCGGCCTTCAGGCGCCCCTCTCACGCCAACCGGAGAGTGGCGGCCCTGCCCCAGCCAGACATGGTCTGAACGGCACGATGGCCTCCCTCGGCATCCTGATGGGGCTGGTGTTCCGTCGCTCCAGCGGCAGGGCCTGGCGCTTGCGCCAAAGAAGCATGGCGCTCTGGCCCGAGTGGGCCGAGGAGCTGAACCGGCCCGAGAGTCCGCTGCAACTCGAGACGTCTTTGGTGCAGATGGCCGCCAGTGCCGAAGAAGGCCAACGCCAGCAGCAGCTGGCGGCGGAGCGAGCTGACCTGGGCCTGCGCTTCCTGAGCCCCCAGACCTTGAAACGTCAGCATCCGCACTGGCCCGGTGCTGACCACGGCGCCCTGCAATCCGAGCGTGATGGTCGGATCGATCCGCTCGCCCTGCTGGGAGCCCTCAGGCACGCGCTGCATCAACGCGGTGTGCGCCAGATCGCCGCCTCGGTGTCCGCAATCGAACGACCGACAGCGGGCCGAACCCAACCCTGGCAGCTACAGCTCGACACGGGTGAGAGCCTGCAGGTGGAGCAACTGCTGATCTGCGCGGCTCTCGCCAGCCAGACCCTGTTGCGGCAACTCAACCACGATCTGCCGATGGAGCCGGTGCTGGGGCAGGTGCTCGATCTGCAACTGCCGGATGGGATCAGGCCAGGAGCCGACTGGCCAGCGGTGCTCGTCTGCCAGGGCTTCAATCTGGTGCGCCACAGCCACAACCGACTCTGGCTCGGGGCCACACTCGAACCCGGCGCAGAGGCGGACCCTGCCCGGCTCAACGCCATGCAAACCCTGCAAGGCCAAGCCCCCGACTGGTTGCAAGCCGCTGAAGTGATCCAGTGCTGGCAGGGCCTGAGAGCGCGACCGCTGAACCGGCCGGCACCACTGCTGGAGGTGCTCGAACCCGGTCTAATGGTGGCGACCGGTCACTACCGCAATGGTGTGCTGCTCGCACCGGCCACAGCGGAATGGGCCTGCACCCAGGCCAAGCGGCTGTGA
- the pstS gene encoding phosphate ABC transporter substrate-binding protein PstS, which translates to MRRTLRNRALTAAAGVTATLTLASCSFGGGGGGGDQVKGNLSGAGASFPAAIYTRWFQELAPEGVNVNYQSVGSGAGVRQFTAGTVDFGASDAPMKPDEVAKVARGVLQIPMTAGAIAVAYNNPGCELKLTQEQLAGIFLGKITNYNELGCGDKKISVVHRSDGSGTTYNFTKHLAAISEAWKNGPGAAKTVAWPTGVGAKGNEGVAAQLNQIEGGLGYVEVAYVKGNLQAAALANASGEQVKPTNESESTALDSIDLGPELIGGNPNPPKGYPIVTFTWILAYKEGNGEKTELLKKAFDFMLSEKSQSQAPELGYVSLPAGVVEKSKAAVAQISK; encoded by the coding sequence ATGCGTCGAACCCTCCGCAACCGTGCGCTGACCGCAGCTGCCGGCGTGACCGCCACCCTGACCCTGGCCTCCTGCTCCTTCGGAGGCGGTGGTGGTGGTGGTGATCAGGTCAAGGGCAACCTGAGCGGCGCCGGTGCGTCCTTCCCCGCCGCGATCTACACCCGCTGGTTCCAGGAACTCGCTCCTGAAGGAGTCAACGTCAATTATCAGTCAGTCGGCTCCGGCGCCGGTGTCCGCCAGTTCACCGCCGGCACCGTGGACTTCGGCGCCTCCGATGCGCCGATGAAGCCCGATGAAGTGGCGAAAGTGGCCCGCGGCGTGCTCCAGATCCCGATGACCGCCGGTGCCATCGCGGTGGCCTACAACAACCCCGGTTGTGAACTGAAGCTCACCCAAGAGCAACTTGCCGGCATCTTCCTCGGCAAGATCACCAACTACAACGAGCTCGGCTGCGGCGACAAAAAGATCTCTGTCGTGCATCGTTCCGATGGTTCCGGCACCACCTACAACTTCACCAAGCACCTTGCCGCCATCAGCGAAGCCTGGAAAAACGGCCCTGGTGCAGCCAAGACAGTCGCCTGGCCCACCGGTGTTGGTGCCAAGGGCAATGAGGGTGTGGCAGCCCAGCTGAATCAGATTGAGGGTGGTCTGGGCTACGTGGAAGTGGCCTACGTGAAAGGCAATCTCCAGGCTGCCGCCCTTGCCAACGCGTCCGGTGAGCAGGTGAAGCCCACCAACGAATCCGAGAGCACCGCCCTCGATTCGATCGACCTCGGCCCCGAGCTGATCGGTGGTAACCCCAATCCCCCCAAGGGCTATCCCATCGTCACCTTCACCTGGATCCTGGCCTACAAGGAAGGCAACGGTGAGAAGACCGAGCTGCTGAAAAAAGCGTTCGATTTCATGCTCTCCGAGAAGTCGCAGAGCCAGGCTCCGGAACTGGGCTATGTGTCGCTTCCCGCCGGTGTGGTGGAGAAGTCGAAAGCCGCTGTGGCCCAGATCAGCAAGTGA
- the dnaK gene encoding molecular chaperone DnaK: MGKVVGIDLGTTNSCVAVMEGGKPTVIANAEGFRTTPSVVAYTKNQDQLVGQIAKRQAVMNPDNTFYSVKRFIGRRVDEVNEESKEVSYSVEKAGSNVKVKCPVLDKQFAPEEVSAQVLRKLAEDAGKYLGETVTQAVITVPAYFNDSQRQATKDAGKIAGLEVLRIINEPTAAALAYGLDKKSNERILVFDLGGGTFDVSVLEVGDGVFEVLSTSGDTHLGGDDFDKVIVDHLADSFKSNEGIDLRQDKQALQRLTEAAEKAKIELSSATQSEINLPFITATPEGPKHLDLTLTRAKFEELASKLIDRCRVPVEQALKDAKLSAGELDEIVMVGGSTRIPAVLELVKRITGKDPNQTVNPDEVVAVGAAIQGGVLAGEVKDILLLDVTPLSLGVETLGGVMTKMIPRNTTVPTKKSETYSTAVDGQTNVEIHVLQGEREMASDNKSLGTFRLDGIPPAPRGVPQIEVTFDIDANGILSVTAKDKGSGKEQSISITGASTLSEQEVENMVKDAEANASADKEKRERIDLKNQAETLVYQAEKQLGELGDKVDAEAKAKVEEKRTQLKEATEKEDFDSMKSLLEQLQQELYALGASVYQQAGADGAAAPGADGAPGAAGSGSNAGDDVIDAEFTESK; this comes from the coding sequence ATGGGCAAGGTTGTCGGCATTGACCTTGGAACCACGAATAGCTGCGTGGCGGTGATGGAGGGTGGCAAGCCCACCGTGATCGCCAACGCGGAAGGGTTCCGTACCACACCATCGGTGGTGGCCTACACGAAGAACCAGGATCAGCTGGTGGGGCAGATCGCCAAACGTCAGGCGGTGATGAACCCTGACAACACGTTTTATTCCGTCAAGCGGTTCATCGGTCGTCGTGTTGATGAAGTGAATGAGGAGTCGAAGGAGGTCAGCTATTCCGTTGAGAAAGCTGGCTCCAACGTCAAGGTCAAGTGTCCGGTGCTCGACAAGCAATTCGCCCCTGAGGAGGTGAGTGCCCAGGTGCTGCGCAAGTTGGCTGAGGATGCCGGCAAATACCTGGGAGAAACAGTGACCCAGGCGGTGATCACCGTTCCCGCCTATTTCAACGATTCCCAGCGCCAGGCCACCAAGGATGCCGGCAAGATTGCCGGCCTTGAGGTGCTGCGCATCATCAACGAACCCACCGCCGCTGCTCTCGCCTACGGCCTCGACAAGAAGAGCAATGAGCGCATCCTGGTCTTCGACCTCGGTGGCGGCACCTTCGATGTGTCCGTGCTCGAAGTGGGCGATGGCGTGTTCGAGGTGCTCTCCACCTCCGGCGACACCCATCTCGGTGGTGACGATTTCGACAAGGTGATTGTGGATCACCTGGCCGACAGCTTCAAATCCAATGAAGGCATTGACCTGCGTCAGGACAAGCAGGCCCTGCAGCGCCTCACGGAAGCGGCCGAAAAAGCCAAGATCGAACTCTCCAGCGCCACGCAGAGTGAGATCAATCTGCCCTTCATCACCGCGACCCCTGAGGGCCCGAAGCATCTCGACCTCACCCTCACCCGCGCCAAGTTCGAGGAGCTGGCCTCCAAGCTGATCGATCGTTGCCGCGTGCCTGTGGAGCAGGCGCTCAAGGACGCCAAGCTCTCCGCTGGTGAACTCGATGAGATCGTGATGGTGGGTGGATCCACCCGGATCCCCGCCGTGTTGGAGCTGGTGAAGCGGATCACCGGTAAGGACCCCAACCAGACCGTGAACCCCGATGAAGTGGTGGCCGTGGGCGCCGCCATTCAGGGCGGTGTGCTCGCCGGTGAGGTTAAGGACATCCTGCTGCTTGATGTCACCCCCCTGTCTCTCGGTGTGGAGACCCTGGGTGGTGTGATGACCAAGATGATTCCGCGCAACACCACCGTTCCCACGAAGAAGTCGGAGACCTATTCCACGGCGGTGGATGGTCAGACCAATGTGGAAATTCACGTGCTCCAGGGTGAGCGCGAGATGGCCAGCGACAACAAGTCGCTTGGAACCTTCCGCCTCGACGGCATTCCCCCCGCTCCCCGTGGCGTGCCTCAGATCGAAGTGACTTTCGACATCGATGCCAACGGCATTCTGAGCGTGACCGCCAAGGACAAGGGCAGCGGCAAGGAGCAGAGCATCTCGATCACCGGTGCCTCCACACTCTCCGAGCAGGAGGTGGAGAATATGGTGAAGGATGCCGAGGCCAATGCCAGCGCCGATAAGGAGAAGCGTGAGCGGATCGACCTGAAGAACCAGGCGGAAACGCTCGTGTATCAGGCCGAAAAACAGCTGGGCGAACTGGGTGACAAGGTGGACGCCGAGGCCAAGGCCAAGGTGGAGGAGAAGCGTACCCAGCTGAAGGAAGCCACGGAGAAGGAAGACTTCGACAGCATGAAGTCTCTGCTCGAGCAGTTGCAGCAGGAGCTCTACGCCCTGGGTGCCTCGGTGTATCAACAGGCCGGCGCTGATGGCGCTGCAGCCCCCGGCGCCGATGGCGCTCCCGGTGCAGCCGGATCTGGCAGCAATGCTGGTGATGATGTGATCGACGCGGAATTCACCGAATCGAAGTGA
- a CDS encoding shikimate dehydrogenase: MTNPTTANARTALVGLLGDPVHHSLSPVMHNAALEAMGLDWIFLALPTQANDLETVVRGLRAVGCRGLNVTIPHKHSVVPLCAELSPLAQRLGAVNALVPRADGGWFGTNTDVEGFIAPLREAQSDWQGRKALVLGCGGSARAIVAAITTLGCEQIQIAGRRPDALAAFQQDCGAWAPSLTGLDWRHQAALEQALEMADLVVNTTPLGMASPHNPDAVLASPLTPGDIQRLKPECWVYDIIYTPRPTRLLTDAAAHGCRTLDGLEMLVQQGAAALRLWSERSDVPVAVMRHAAEAALADRG, translated from the coding sequence ATGACCAACCCAACGACAGCCAACGCTCGAACAGCCCTGGTGGGTCTGCTCGGTGATCCGGTGCACCACTCCCTCTCACCGGTGATGCACAACGCCGCCCTGGAAGCGATGGGGCTCGACTGGATCTTTCTGGCGCTTCCCACCCAGGCCAACGATCTGGAAACCGTGGTGCGAGGCCTGCGCGCCGTGGGCTGCCGCGGCCTCAACGTGACCATCCCGCACAAACACAGCGTGGTGCCCCTCTGCGCCGAGCTCAGCCCCCTGGCCCAGCGCCTCGGCGCGGTCAATGCCCTGGTGCCGCGCGCCGACGGTGGCTGGTTTGGCACCAACACGGATGTGGAGGGATTCATCGCACCGCTGCGGGAGGCCCAATCCGACTGGCAAGGTCGCAAAGCCCTGGTGCTCGGCTGTGGCGGCAGCGCCAGGGCGATCGTGGCCGCCATCACCACCCTGGGTTGTGAGCAGATCCAGATCGCCGGACGGCGTCCCGACGCCTTGGCGGCATTCCAACAGGATTGCGGCGCCTGGGCACCGAGTCTCACCGGCCTGGACTGGCGCCATCAGGCGGCTCTGGAGCAGGCTCTGGAAATGGCCGATCTGGTGGTGAACACCACGCCACTGGGCATGGCCTCACCCCACAACCCCGACGCTGTCCTCGCCAGCCCCCTCACCCCTGGCGACATCCAGCGACTGAAGCCCGAGTGCTGGGTTTACGACATCATCTACACGCCGCGACCGACCCGACTGCTCACCGATGCGGCCGCCCATGGCTGCCGCACGCTGGATGGACTGGAGATGCTGGTGCAACAAGGGGCTGCTGCCCTGAGGCTCTGGTCTGAGCGAAGCGACGTGCCCGTTGCCGTGATGCGCCACGCCGCCGAAGCGGCCCTGGCTGATCGGGGCTGA
- a CDS encoding Tic20 family protein — MTTPVWQRLLGLLVYLLPWSDAIPFGGHLMGQFPWLQWLTLPSLPLVLLERGIPFGNLLVFFLLFLAVVRNPNVPYFIRFNTLQALLVDIIVVLLGYAFAILLQPLGGGLILRTLSSTVMIAVLAVVIFAVIECVRGREPDLPGLSQAVRMQLY; from the coding sequence ATGACGACTCCCGTCTGGCAGCGGCTTCTCGGGCTGCTGGTCTACCTGTTGCCCTGGAGTGATGCGATCCCCTTCGGCGGCCACCTGATGGGCCAGTTCCCCTGGCTGCAATGGCTGACGTTGCCTTCCTTGCCGCTGGTGCTCCTGGAACGGGGGATCCCCTTCGGCAATCTGCTGGTCTTCTTCCTGCTGTTTCTTGCGGTGGTCCGCAATCCCAACGTTCCCTACTTCATCCGCTTCAACACCCTGCAGGCCCTGCTGGTGGACATCATCGTGGTGCTGCTGGGCTATGCCTTCGCGATCCTGCTGCAACCTCTGGGGGGCGGTCTGATCCTGCGCACGTTGTCCAGCACAGTGATGATCGCTGTGCTGGCGGTGGTGATCTTTGCGGTGATCGAATGCGTGCGCGGTCGGGAACCGGATCTGCCCGGATTGAGCCAGGCGGTGCGGATGCAGCTCTACTGA
- the rpsF gene encoding 30S ribosomal protein S6, which translates to MTLQPYYETMYILRPDIPEEEVESHLTKYRDILVEAGAEVLDNQMRGKRRLAYPIAKHKEGIYVQLSHNGDGQQVAVLEKAMRLSEDVIRYLTVKQDGPLPAPRVMPGSEAAAAQSEAAAPA; encoded by the coding sequence ATGACCTTGCAGCCGTATTACGAAACCATGTACATCCTCCGTCCGGATATCCCGGAGGAGGAAGTTGAGTCGCACCTGACCAAATATCGGGACATCCTTGTGGAAGCGGGTGCCGAGGTGCTCGACAACCAGATGCGCGGCAAACGTCGCCTGGCCTATCCAATCGCCAAGCACAAGGAAGGCATCTACGTGCAGCTGAGCCACAACGGTGACGGGCAACAGGTGGCCGTGCTGGAAAAAGCGATGCGGCTCAGCGAAGACGTGATCCGTTACCTCACCGTCAAGCAGGACGGTCCTCTGCCTGCACCGCGCGTCATGCCCGGCAGCGAAGCCGCTGCTGCTCAGAGCGAAGCCGCCGCCCCGGCCTGA
- a CDS encoding argininosuccinate synthase produces the protein MGRAKKVVLAYSGGVDTSVCIPYLKQEWGVEEVITFAADLGQGDELEPIRIKALEAGASQSLVGDLVDPFIREFAFPAIRANALYEGRYPLSTALARPLIARRLVEVAREVGADAVAHGCTGKGNDQVRFDVAIAALAPDLKVLTPAREWGMSREETIAYGERCGIPAPVSKKSPYSIDLNLLGRSVEAGPLEDPMVAPPEEVFAMTRPVAETPDAAEEIEISFEAGNPVAINGQRLDPVALIREANRLAGLHGIGRLDMIENRVVGIKSREIYETPGLLLLIQAHQELESLTLAADVLRTKRQLEMQWADLVYQGLWFGPLKEALDGFMDRTQEHVHGVVRLRLHKGSAMVTGRASSTSSLYVPAMASYGSEDQFDHRAAEGFIYVWGLPIRLWAAARRR, from the coding sequence ATGGGGCGCGCGAAGAAGGTGGTGCTCGCCTATTCGGGTGGGGTGGATACCAGCGTTTGCATTCCCTACCTGAAACAGGAGTGGGGCGTCGAGGAGGTGATCACCTTCGCTGCCGATCTCGGACAGGGGGATGAACTAGAGCCCATCCGGATCAAAGCGCTGGAGGCCGGGGCCAGTCAGTCGCTGGTGGGCGATCTGGTCGATCCCTTCATCCGGGAGTTCGCGTTTCCGGCCATCCGTGCCAATGCGCTTTATGAGGGGCGCTATCCCCTCTCCACCGCCCTGGCCCGTCCCTTGATCGCCCGCCGGTTGGTGGAGGTGGCTCGGGAGGTGGGTGCCGATGCGGTGGCCCATGGCTGCACCGGGAAGGGCAACGATCAGGTGCGGTTTGATGTGGCGATCGCCGCCCTGGCTCCAGACCTCAAAGTGCTGACTCCGGCGCGTGAGTGGGGCATGAGTCGTGAAGAAACGATCGCCTATGGCGAGCGCTGTGGCATCCCGGCACCGGTCAGCAAAAAGTCGCCCTACTCGATCGATCTCAATTTGCTGGGCCGCAGCGTTGAGGCCGGTCCCCTTGAGGATCCGATGGTGGCACCTCCGGAGGAGGTGTTCGCGATGACGCGTCCGGTGGCCGAGACCCCCGATGCCGCTGAGGAGATTGAGATCAGTTTTGAGGCCGGCAACCCAGTGGCCATCAATGGCCAGCGTCTCGATCCAGTGGCGCTGATCCGGGAGGCGAATCGCCTTGCCGGCCTTCACGGCATCGGCCGTCTCGACATGATTGAGAACCGGGTCGTGGGGATCAAGAGTCGCGAGATCTATGAGACCCCGGGGCTGTTGTTGTTGATCCAGGCCCATCAGGAGCTGGAAAGCCTCACCCTGGCGGCGGATGTGTTGCGCACCAAGCGCCAGCTGGAAATGCAGTGGGCCGATCTGGTGTATCAGGGGCTCTGGTTCGGACCGCTGAAGGAAGCGCTGGATGGCTTCATGGATCGCACCCAGGAGCATGTGCACGGAGTGGTGCGGCTGCGACTGCACAAGGGCTCGGCCATGGTCACCGGTCGTGCCTCCTCAACCAGCAGCCTCTACGTACCGGCGATGGCGTCTTACGGCAGCGAAGACCAGTTCGACCACCGTGCTGCCGAGGGGTTTATCTACGTGTGGGGCCTGCCGATCCGGCTCTGGGCCGCAGCGCGTCGGCGTTGA